Proteins encoded by one window of Haladaptatus sp. ZSTT2:
- a CDS encoding CaiB/BaiF CoA transferase family protein has protein sequence MQPLDDITIVDLSLKLPGPYATKLLADAGAEVLSIEPPGGDYLGDPESEEYRQTYAALNEGKQSILVNLKDERGQAFVQAVAAEADVVIEGFSPGTAKKLGVDPETLRAANEDLIYCSLSGYGQTGPRRNEPGHDLNYQGVAGFLDPDDPTPPKTAVADYAGATMLALSVLIALWGRNRGGGGQYIDLAMFDVIASWNSVHLPWVLSDDEPTDYDPVIGGEYPCYNTYETGDGRYLTLGAMERGFWVELCDSLDLPELLDEQFATSGRESDAYKRLQEVFKTRSLDEWVEKFGQELPVSAVQTTTEALNDPQVAAREHLVAVDEQTGEIVNSFGLPVTFSPLTGGEEGRALDETLDRAGYGADTLAELEASGVITHRDEP, from the coding sequence ATGCAACCGCTCGATGATATCACCATCGTAGACCTCTCGTTGAAGCTTCCCGGACCGTACGCGACGAAGCTGCTTGCAGACGCCGGTGCAGAGGTGTTGAGCATCGAACCGCCCGGCGGTGACTACCTCGGTGACCCCGAGTCAGAAGAGTACAGACAGACCTATGCCGCGTTGAACGAGGGAAAGCAGTCGATACTCGTAAACCTCAAAGACGAACGCGGGCAGGCGTTCGTACAGGCGGTCGCTGCGGAAGCCGACGTCGTCATCGAGGGGTTCAGCCCCGGGACGGCGAAGAAACTCGGCGTTGACCCGGAGACGTTGCGAGCCGCGAACGAAGACCTCATCTACTGCTCGCTGTCCGGCTACGGCCAAACCGGCCCCCGGCGAAACGAACCCGGCCACGACTTGAACTACCAAGGCGTGGCGGGCTTTCTCGACCCCGACGACCCCACACCCCCGAAAACGGCGGTTGCAGACTATGCCGGGGCGACGATGCTCGCGCTCTCCGTTCTCATCGCGCTCTGGGGGCGAAATCGCGGCGGTGGCGGCCAGTACATCGACCTCGCCATGTTCGACGTCATCGCGTCGTGGAACAGCGTCCACCTGCCGTGGGTGTTGAGCGACGACGAGCCAACCGACTACGACCCCGTCATCGGCGGCGAGTACCCCTGTTACAACACCTACGAAACCGGTGACGGCCGGTATCTCACGCTCGGGGCGATGGAACGCGGGTTCTGGGTCGAGTTGTGTGACTCGCTTGACCTCCCCGAACTCCTCGACGAACAGTTTGCCACGAGTGGGCGGGAGAGTGACGCCTACAAACGCCTCCAGGAGGTGTTCAAGACGCGCTCGCTCGACGAATGGGTCGAGAAATTCGGCCAAGAGTTGCCGGTCTCTGCGGTCCAGACGACGACCGAAGCCCTAAATGACCCGCAGGTGGCGGCGCGCGAGCACCTCGTCGCCGTCGACGAACAGACCGGCGAAATCGTGAATTCGTTTGGCCTGCCCGTCACGTTCAGCCCACTCACAGGCGGCGAAGAGGGACGGGCACTCGATGAAACGCTCGACCGCGCCGGATACGGCGCAGACACGCTCGCCGAACTCGAAGCAAGCGGCGTCATCACGCATCGAGACGAGCCGTAG
- a CDS encoding carboxymuconolactone decarboxylase family protein: MGTDDREEGAEERRARLAEHVEETNGYLGNHLTALREIDPTFFEAYLNLAEHPWKTGPLDPKVKEFILISLSSATTSFNATATREHIGRALDRGATFKEVLEVLELTSILGMHSATEGYPVVVEETDLAGEGDPELVATLLEDLEAHKPFFSAVWDDVLAIIENDPTYWQHLYAFLRHPYGDRVLPPKVMEFIYIAIDIGTSHLYTAGLRVHVRNALMVGATPEEILEVIQLASATGIHAVSDGLPLLLEEAKQRDALPEALKDH, translated from the coding sequence ATGGGAACAGACGACAGAGAGGAGGGTGCAGAGGAGCGGCGTGCGCGGCTCGCAGAGCACGTAGAGGAGACGAACGGCTACCTCGGCAATCATCTAACGGCGTTGCGAGAGATAGACCCGACATTTTTTGAAGCGTACCTGAATCTCGCAGAACATCCGTGGAAAACCGGCCCGCTCGACCCGAAAGTAAAGGAGTTTATCCTGATTTCGCTCAGCAGTGCGACCACGTCGTTCAACGCCACCGCGACGCGCGAACACATCGGCCGGGCGCTCGACCGTGGTGCGACGTTCAAGGAGGTGCTCGAAGTGCTCGAACTCACGAGTATCCTCGGAATGCACTCAGCGACGGAAGGCTACCCAGTCGTTGTAGAAGAAACAGACCTCGCAGGGGAGGGTGACCCCGAGTTGGTGGCGACGTTGCTCGAAGATCTCGAAGCGCACAAGCCGTTTTTCTCCGCCGTGTGGGACGACGTGCTTGCAATTATCGAAAACGACCCGACGTACTGGCAACACCTGTATGCGTTCTTGCGCCACCCCTACGGCGACCGCGTGCTCCCTCCGAAAGTCATGGAGTTCATCTACATCGCTATCGATATCGGCACGTCGCATCTCTACACCGCCGGCCTCCGCGTCCACGTCAGAAACGCGCTCATGGTTGGGGCGACGCCCGAGGAGATCTTGGAGGTTATCCAACTCGCGAGCGCCACCGGAATTCACGCCGTCTCAGACGGCTTGCCGCTTTTGCTCGAAGAAGCGAAACAACGCGACGCACTCCCCGAAGCGCTCAAAGACCACTGA
- a CDS encoding enoyl-CoA hydratase/isomerase family protein yields the protein MTSDGPAAQFTDIVFTTDGNVAEIVLDRPEKGNTLRPETIDEIDAAREYAEDTDGINALVIRSTGDRFFSTGADLNSVLPLIEEDDSDGVSEFNANWHAAYRRIEQSAIPIIAGVSGMALAGGFELLLVCDLVVAAPSARFGDHHVKYNLIGGGGSTQRLPRLVGLRRAKELLLTEKMISAETAREWGLVNEVIGEDDDLAEATMALAKDVASHHPLALRRQKHLANQSVEMALEPSLKLEQEMANVHLLSSAAQEGLAEFMDRE from the coding sequence ATGACTAGCGATGGGCCAGCAGCGCAGTTCACGGATATCGTATTCACCACGGACGGGAACGTCGCGGAAATCGTACTCGACCGACCGGAGAAAGGCAACACCCTCAGACCAGAGACGATCGACGAAATCGACGCCGCACGCGAGTACGCGGAGGACACAGACGGCATCAACGCCCTCGTGATACGCTCGACTGGCGACCGCTTTTTCTCGACGGGTGCAGACCTAAACAGCGTGCTGCCCTTAATCGAAGAAGACGACTCGGACGGGGTGAGCGAGTTTAACGCGAACTGGCACGCGGCGTACCGTCGCATCGAGCAATCGGCCATCCCCATCATCGCTGGCGTCTCCGGAATGGCGCTCGCCGGTGGGTTCGAACTGCTCCTCGTCTGTGACCTCGTGGTCGCCGCCCCCAGCGCGCGCTTTGGCGACCACCACGTCAAGTACAACCTCATCGGTGGTGGTGGCTCGACCCAACGCCTCCCGCGCCTCGTCGGCCTCAGACGAGCGAAAGAACTGTTGCTCACTGAGAAAATGATTTCAGCAGAAACCGCCCGCGAGTGGGGCCTCGTAAACGAGGTTATCGGCGAAGACGACGATCTCGCCGAGGCGACCATGGCTCTCGCAAAAGACGTGGCGAGCCACCATCCGCTCGCGCTTAGACGCCAAAAACACCTCGCCAATCAGAGTGTTGAGATGGCACTCGAACCGAGCTTGAAACTCGAACAGGAGATGGCGAACGTCCATCTGCTCTCGTCGGCCGCACAGGAAGGCCTCGCTGAGTTCATGGACAGAGAGTAA